The Sphaeramia orbicularis chromosome 16, fSphaOr1.1, whole genome shotgun sequence genome window below encodes:
- the eaf1 gene encoding ELL-associated factor 1 gives MNGSTNPLLDKEEHLLKLGESFEKRPKSSFHTIRYDFKPASIDTSCEGELQVGKGDEVTITLPHIPGSTPPMTVFKGNKRPYQKDCVLIINHDTGEFVLEKLSSSIQVKKTRAEGSSKIQARIEQQSVRCSQPSSQFRAPSKPGAAIKTSPSPSKDDPSPEPQLDDIKRELRAEVEVIEQMSSSGSSSSSDSASASGSGDDSSSSDGEHDVLRLRTQTSPSRNPVANGGADWPQGNNQLMNTLRNDLQLSESGSDSDDD, from the exons TGAACGGAAGTACGAATCCACTGCTGGACAAAGAGGAGCATCTTTTGAAGCTCGGAGAAAGCTTTGAGAAGAGGCCAAAATCTTCCTTTCACACTATCAGAT ATGACTTCAAACCTGCATCTATTGACACGAGCTGTGAGGGAGAACTACAAGTGGGGAAAGGAGACGAAGTTACAATAACATTACCCCACATTCCA GGCTCTACACCTCCCATGACAGTATTCAAAGGGAACAAGCGGCCATACCAGAAAGACTGTGTTCTCATCATTAACCATGACACTGGAGAGTTTGTACTGGAGAAATTAAGTAGCAGCATCCAGGTCAAGAAAACAAG GGCAGAAGGCAGCAGTAAGATCCAGGCCAGGATTGAACAGCAGTCAGTCCGCTGTAGTCAGCCCAGCTCTCAGTTCAGGGCCCCTTCCAAACCTGGGGCTGCAATCAAAACCTCTCCTTCTCCCTCAAAGGATGACCCATCTCCAGAACCACAGCTTGATGACATCAAGAGAG AGCTTCGAGCTGAAGTGGAGGTGATTGAACAGATGAGCAGCAGTGGGAGTAGCAGCTCTTCTGACTCAGCCAGTGCTTCAGGGAGTGGTGATGACAGCTCCAGCAGTGATGGCGAGCATGATGTTCTCCGACTGCGTACCCAGACCTCACCCAGTCGCAACCCAGTGGCCAATGGAGGGGCTGACTGGCCACAGGGCAACAACCAACTCATGAATACACTCC GAAATGATCTTCAGCTCAGCGAGTCAGGCAGTGACAGTGATGATGACTGA